The Microbacterium sp. KUDC0406 genome includes a window with the following:
- a CDS encoding SseB family protein, which yields MSDDSCGHGDSADSAGVPWEGRSFESNPHAADDGSADPALLDALLRFREGSGSQVAVVDAFRSARVLVPLVAEKGDEGVGPTGLAVDKTQELSIVTVAAPDGRRVQPVFSSVHTMSRWDGTARPIPVEAVRVALSASSEETDLIVLDPASETEFVFRRPAVWAIAQDQRWEPSFLSPEVFTALQASVAHELAVIDVHVSAGDPDARMRGPELIVTLELVDGLDQQTLDAVLARLAQRWAADDRIAVLVDSLSVKLTRAAS from the coding sequence GTGTCTGACGACTCCTGCGGCCACGGCGACAGCGCCGACTCGGCCGGCGTCCCCTGGGAGGGGCGCAGCTTCGAGTCGAACCCGCATGCCGCCGACGACGGATCGGCGGACCCGGCTCTGCTGGACGCGCTGCTCCGGTTCCGTGAGGGCTCCGGCTCGCAGGTCGCGGTCGTCGACGCCTTCCGGTCTGCGCGGGTGCTGGTCCCGCTGGTCGCCGAGAAGGGCGACGAGGGCGTCGGACCCACGGGGCTTGCAGTCGACAAGACACAGGAGCTCTCGATCGTGACGGTCGCCGCGCCCGACGGACGCCGGGTACAGCCGGTGTTCTCCTCCGTGCACACGATGTCGCGATGGGACGGCACGGCGCGGCCGATCCCCGTCGAGGCCGTGCGCGTGGCGCTGTCGGCCTCGAGCGAGGAGACCGACCTCATCGTCCTCGACCCGGCATCCGAGACCGAGTTCGTGTTCCGCCGGCCTGCCGTCTGGGCGATCGCGCAGGACCAGCGCTGGGAACCGAGCTTCCTCTCTCCGGAGGTGTTCACCGCGCTGCAGGCCAGCGTCGCGCACGAGCTCGCCGTCATCGACGTGCACGTCTCGGCGGGCGATCCGGATGCCAGGATGCGCGGACCCGAGCTGATCGTGACGCTCGAGCTCGTCGACGGCCTGGATCAGCAGACCCTCGACGCCGTGCTCGCCCGCCTCGCGCAGCGCTGGGCGGCCGACGACCGCATCGCCGTGCTCGTCGACTCCCTGAGCGTCAAGCTCACGCGCGCAGCATCCTGA
- the priA gene encoding bifunctional 1-(5-phosphoribosyl)-5-((5-phosphoribosylamino)methylideneamino)imidazole-4-carboxamide isomerase/phosphoribosylanthranilate isomerase PriA, producing the protein MNDFAQAPALILLPAVDVAGGKAVRLTQGEAGTETSYGDPVDAAGEWVDQGAQWIHLVDLDAAFGRGSNAGILRKVIKQYRGVSVELSGGIRDDASLEAALESGASRINLGTAALENPEWAADVIARYGEAVAVGLDVRGTTLAARGWTKEGGDLWEVLDRLEDAGCSRYVVTDVTKDGTLRGPNLDLLREMTQRTPKPVVASGGISSLDDIAALRELVPLGVEGAIVGKALYTGAFTLAEALDVAGD; encoded by the coding sequence ATGAACGATTTCGCGCAGGCCCCCGCTCTGATTCTGCTGCCGGCGGTCGACGTCGCCGGCGGCAAGGCGGTGCGTCTCACCCAGGGCGAGGCGGGTACGGAGACCAGCTACGGCGACCCCGTCGATGCGGCAGGGGAGTGGGTCGACCAGGGCGCCCAGTGGATCCACCTCGTCGACCTGGACGCGGCGTTCGGACGCGGCAGCAATGCCGGCATCCTGCGCAAGGTCATCAAGCAGTACCGCGGCGTGAGCGTGGAGCTCTCCGGCGGGATCCGCGACGACGCCAGTCTCGAGGCCGCGCTGGAGTCCGGCGCGTCCCGCATCAACCTCGGCACCGCCGCGCTGGAGAACCCGGAGTGGGCCGCCGACGTCATCGCCCGCTACGGCGAGGCGGTCGCCGTCGGACTCGACGTGCGCGGCACCACCCTCGCGGCGCGCGGCTGGACCAAGGAGGGCGGCGACCTCTGGGAGGTGCTGGACCGTCTCGAGGATGCCGGCTGCAGCCGTTACGTCGTCACCGACGTGACCAAGGACGGCACGCTGCGCGGACCGAACCTCGACCTGCTGCGCGAGATGACCCAGCGCACTCCGAAGCCCGTCGTGGCCTCGGGCGGCATCTCCAGCCTCGACGACATCGCCGCGCTGCGCGAGCTCGTGCCGCTCGGCGTCGAGGGCGCGATCGTGGGCAAGGCGCTCTACACCGGTGCGTTCACCCTGGCCGAGGCGCTGGATGTCGCCGGCGACTGA